A segment of the Bacillus sp. es.034 genome:
GCTGGTATAATACTTTGATCTGTGAAATGACGTTTTTGCTTCCTATTTCAATCATCCGTTCATTCATCTGTTCAATCACCTTGAATAATTGTGACAGATCCCCCTCCATCGTCGTTTCCAACGGATGGACTTCATATCGTACTCCCGATTTTTCAATGATTGCGATCGCTTCATCCACATACGGAATCACATCTTCACCGTTCTTTGTCTTCGGGATGATTTGTATACTTACAAGTGCGTTCCCCATTTTGTTCACCTCTTATTTTGGTAAGAATTCGTTCGTGAATGCTTTCTTGCTTTCGAGTTTCTTATCTAATAAACCATTTTCATACATCCATGACGCATAGTTTTCCCAGACTTCCAGTTTCTGCTCTCCCCAACGGTCAGCATCATCTTTATATTTGGGTGCGAGCCATTCCTGACTCTTCATGACTAATTCTTTATCAAGATCTGGAGCTGCATCTAATAGAATCTCCCCCGCTTCTTTCGGGTTGTCTATCGTGTATTGATACCCTTTGGAAGCTGCTGCCATGAATGACTTGACCGTTTCAGGATCTGAATCGATCATTTTTTCATTTGTTGTGAGGACTGGCGTGTAGTAATCCAGTTTATCTGAATAATCCTTGACATACATCATGTTCAACTCTTCACCGCGGAGTTCAGCTTCAATTCCTGTCCATCCATAATAAATCCAGGCAAAGTCTACGTCGCGGTTAACGGCAGTAAAGAAATCGGTGTCTCCCATGTTGATGAAATTCACTTTTTCCACATCCGCGTTCTCTTGCTTCATGATTGAATCCATAACGGCTTTTTCCACGGGTGACCCCCAGCCGCCATAGCTTTTCCCTTCGAAATCCTTTGGTTTTGTAATACCCTTACTCTTCGGGGAAGCAAACCCCGACGTATTATGCTGAATGATGGCAGCTATGGATACGATGGGTACATCCTGGACCCTCGCTTGAGTGACACCTTCCTGATATCCAACTCCGAACTCGGCTTTCCCCGATGCTACGAGCTGATCGGCACCCGCTTCCCCGGGAAGGATGATGTCTACATCCAGACCCTGATCCTTGAAGTAGCCTTTTTCTTTCGCTACATATAATCCCGTGTGGTTGGTGTTCGGTGTCCAGTCGAGTACGACATTTACTTTTTTAAGATGGTCCTTCTTCTCATCGGCTGCATCCTCTCCACCGTTACAGGCGGATAAAAGAAGTACAGAGCAGATGAGGAATATCCATTTTTTCATGGTGATTCCTCCTTCGATCTTTTGCGGTCGTAACGTTTCATTCCTATATTCTTCGCTTATTCTGGAAAATGAATGTAAACCAATGGCAGTTGAAGCGCAAAGTACGGGATACCACAAAAAAACGCCCCAAGCTTCAGCCGTAGGACGCATCGTTAAACAAGTTATGTATCGTTTAAGAGAATGTTTCCTACGCTGGTATCAGCCAGTTCAGGTTCAAAGGGTCAGTATCTAAAGGATACAATCTCAACCGGCCACTCCGGTCCCCCTACACGTGGAATATGAAATTAAACGTTATCTTCCTCCCTACTTTGCCATAGAATGAAACGTTATTCAAGCTTTTCCTTCTCATATTGAAAGACTCCATAAAATTGAGCGGATGCAAACAGTTCCTCGATGAAATCCATACACGAAGCACCAGCTTCTGAATATCCCTGATGATAGGTAAAAAAGGCAAATTGCAGGAGA
Coding sequences within it:
- a CDS encoding thiamine-binding protein; translated protein: MGNALVSIQIIPKTKNGEDVIPYVDEAIAIIEKSGVRYEVHPLETTMEGDLSQLFKVIEQMNERMIEIGSKNVISQIKVLYQPDGIEMNDLTEKYKG
- a CDS encoding ABC transporter substrate-binding protein — protein: MKKWIFLICSVLLLSACNGGEDAADEKKDHLKKVNVVLDWTPNTNHTGLYVAKEKGYFKDQGLDVDIILPGEAGADQLVASGKAEFGVGYQEGVTQARVQDVPIVSIAAIIQHNTSGFASPKSKGITKPKDFEGKSYGGWGSPVEKAVMDSIMKQENADVEKVNFINMGDTDFFTAVNRDVDFAWIYYGWTGIEAELRGEELNMMYVKDYSDKLDYYTPVLTTNEKMIDSDPETVKSFMAAASKGYQYTIDNPKEAGEILLDAAPDLDKELVMKSQEWLAPKYKDDADRWGEQKLEVWENYASWMYENGLLDKKLESKKAFTNEFLPK